A window of Paenibacillus polygoni contains these coding sequences:
- a CDS encoding amidase domain-containing protein → MARAWERGEKGVEREWNHALYTYVNDYNACEISCKPHHEQLIADVAILEKRAERLLLLEQWYHERESHPVRSETRAKLLRVLSNEPNQGVADVQLYRRLYYMKSGITHREDRIEKERLTFNKHQGRWGISSIVHDVPERKPITLGDSISAENSSALNKPLLNRELLYPGIPARPSRYRREDAVAYADRWWDSGNPEFEEFDVNCTNYISQCLFAGGAPINYTGRRESGWWYRGYVGGRELWSFSWAVSHSLQSYLTHARTGLTATLVDSPRELQLGDVIFYDWDGDGRYQHSTIVTGFDAGGMPLVNANTVSSRHRYWDYKDSYAWTTATRYCFFHISDTLGT, encoded by the coding sequence ATGGCTAGGGCATGGGAAAGGGGAGAAAAAGGCGTGGAACGTGAATGGAATCATGCGTTATACACCTATGTTAATGATTACAATGCTTGCGAAATCAGCTGTAAACCACATCATGAGCAGTTAATTGCCGATGTGGCGATACTCGAGAAGAGGGCAGAGCGGCTCCTTTTGTTAGAGCAGTGGTATCATGAACGTGAATCTCATCCTGTCCGAAGCGAGACGCGGGCCAAACTGCTTCGGGTACTATCTAATGAGCCAAATCAAGGAGTAGCAGATGTGCAGCTCTATCGTCGGCTTTATTATATGAAGTCAGGTATTACCCATCGGGAGGATCGGATTGAAAAAGAGCGGCTCACCTTTAACAAACACCAAGGCCGCTGGGGCATTTCGAGTATTGTTCATGATGTCCCTGAACGTAAACCCATAACTCTGGGCGATTCGATAAGCGCTGAGAATAGTTCAGCCTTAAACAAACCGCTTTTAAATAGAGAATTATTATATCCCGGCATTCCTGCAAGACCTTCCCGTTATCGCAGAGAGGATGCTGTAGCCTATGCAGACAGGTGGTGGGATTCCGGTAATCCTGAGTTCGAGGAATTTGATGTGAACTGCACCAATTATATCTCTCAATGTCTCTTTGCAGGGGGAGCGCCGATCAACTATACTGGTAGGAGAGAGTCAGGCTGGTGGTATAGAGGTTACGTAGGCGGAAGAGAATTATGGAGCTTTAGCTGGGCCGTATCTCATAGTTTGCAGAGTTACTTAACCCATGCTCGTACGGGTCTTACTGCAACCCTTGTTGACAGTCCGAGAGAGCTTCAGCTTGGGGATGTTATTTTTTATGATTGGGATGGTGACGGAAGATACCAGCACAGTACCATCGTGACGGGGTTTGATGCGGGAGGAATGCCGCTAGTGAATGCAAACACCGTCAGCAGTCGGCATCGCTACTGGGACTATAAGGATTCTTATGCTTGGACAACTGCGACCAGATACTGTTTTTTTCATATCTCTGATACGCTAGGAACATAA
- a CDS encoding D-alanine--D-alanine ligase — translation MVQNKMTVGIVYGGKSGEHEVSLQTAFAVTSAFDYDKYELVPFYISKQGTWAKGNRLTAPPASVDALQLKGNPEDTRDALNTLFSRLYGGESEIDVMFPLLHGTYGEDGTIQGLFEMADMPYVGAGVLPSAAGMDKVTMKKLFAQAGIEQCEYAYFNHIQWKRSSDELIVNMEGQLGYPMFVKPANLGSSVGISKARNREELIEAVEYALRYDIKVIVEEFVDAREVEVSVLGNEEAIASVPGEIVSSSDYYDYAAKYTDGQSEMLIPAPLDEEKADQVREAALSAFRAIEGNGITRADFFVRRSDGKILINEVNTMPGFTPFSMYPLLWRETGISYKALLDRMIELALERYELKQALQYENNK, via the coding sequence ATGGTACAGAATAAAATGACCGTAGGTATTGTATACGGTGGTAAATCAGGGGAACACGAGGTATCCCTGCAGACTGCATTTGCGGTGACAAGTGCTTTTGATTATGACAAATACGAGCTCGTTCCTTTTTATATCTCGAAGCAGGGGACTTGGGCAAAAGGAAATAGGCTTACAGCTCCGCCTGCAAGCGTAGATGCACTGCAGCTTAAGGGCAATCCCGAGGATACTCGCGATGCACTGAACACGTTATTCAGCCGTCTATACGGCGGCGAGAGTGAAATCGATGTTATGTTCCCGCTCTTGCATGGCACGTATGGTGAAGATGGTACAATTCAAGGACTTTTCGAAATGGCTGATATGCCGTACGTAGGTGCGGGTGTACTGCCATCTGCTGCCGGTATGGATAAAGTAACGATGAAGAAATTATTCGCACAGGCGGGTATTGAGCAGTGTGAGTATGCTTACTTTAATCATATTCAGTGGAAACGTTCGAGCGATGAACTCATTGTGAATATGGAAGGCCAGCTTGGATACCCCATGTTCGTTAAACCGGCGAACCTTGGCTCAAGTGTAGGTATTTCCAAGGCACGCAACCGGGAAGAACTGATTGAAGCAGTTGAATATGCTCTTCGCTATGATATCAAAGTCATCGTAGAAGAGTTTGTCGATGCAAGAGAAGTGGAAGTCAGCGTACTTGGTAATGAAGAAGCAATTGCTTCCGTTCCGGGCGAGATCGTATCTTCAAGCGATTATTACGATTATGCAGCGAAGTATACGGATGGACAATCCGAAATGCTGATCCCGGCTCCTCTTGATGAAGAGAAAGCAGATCAAGTTCGCGAAGCAGCACTGAGTGCATTCCGTGCAATTGAAGGAAACGGGATTACTCGTGCAGACTTCTTCGTCCGCCGTTCGGATGGAAAGATTCTTATTAATGAAGTGAATACAATGCCTGGGTTTACCCCGTTCAGTATGTATCCTCTGTTGTGGCGTGAGACAGGTATATCCTATAAGGCGCTTCTTGATCGTATGATTGAGCTTGCCCTAGAACGTTATGAACTGAAACAAGCATTGCAGTACGAAAATAATAAATAA
- a CDS encoding inositol monophosphatase family protein, which yields MAFFFRNEESSVIVLNENQKTPYVVSSKSYTAVAINAAAKTGEWIKSKVGSSLKMSTKYSEQDLVTEVDKGAEQMIRRLILTHFPDHAILGEEGVEPGPDASNLALQAVKDEEFLWIVDPVDGTTNFVHGFPFFSVSIALAHHGEIIVGVIYDPIRDELFVAEKGKGAYVHGNRMQVSQEEHLSDGLIAVGFPPDPSFALPANMAAVQALAPKVRNLRAGGSAALHLAYVAAGRLSGYTEIGLNPWDIAAGALLVQESGGMVTSTAGHPYDLSVRHVTASNGKLHHELITVLKEAKATGIAEDK from the coding sequence ATGGCGTTCTTTTTTAGAAATGAGGAAAGTAGTGTGATTGTTTTGAATGAAAATCAGAAGACTCCTTATGTAGTTTCAAGTAAGAGTTATACGGCTGTCGCTATTAATGCTGCTGCGAAAACAGGGGAATGGATTAAGAGCAAAGTCGGTTCTAGTCTGAAGATGTCGACAAAATATTCCGAGCAGGATCTTGTTACGGAAGTGGATAAAGGCGCAGAGCAAATGATCCGCCGATTGATTCTGACTCATTTTCCAGACCATGCTATTCTGGGGGAAGAAGGCGTAGAGCCAGGCCCGGATGCTTCTAATCTTGCTTTGCAAGCGGTCAAAGATGAGGAGTTTCTATGGATTGTAGATCCGGTAGACGGAACAACGAACTTTGTTCATGGATTTCCATTCTTCTCGGTATCCATTGCGCTCGCACATCACGGAGAAATCATAGTAGGTGTCATCTATGATCCCATCCGAGACGAGTTGTTTGTTGCCGAAAAAGGAAAAGGGGCTTATGTGCATGGTAACCGTATGCAGGTGTCCCAGGAAGAACATCTTTCCGATGGACTTATCGCCGTCGGTTTTCCGCCGGACCCAAGCTTTGCCTTGCCTGCGAATATGGCTGCAGTGCAGGCTCTCGCTCCCAAAGTCCGTAATTTACGAGCAGGCGGATCTGCCGCACTGCATCTTGCTTATGTTGCGGCGGGCAGATTGAGCGGATATACAGAGATTGGACTGAATCCATGGGATATCGCAGCAGGTGCTTTACTCGTTCAGGAGTCAGGTGGTATGGTAACAAGCACGGCGGGGCATCCTTATGATCTATCGGTGCGCCATGTTACAGCAAGTAATGGAAAGCTGCATCACGAACTGATTACTGTCCTGAAAGAAGCGAAAGCCACAGGTATCGCAGAAGACAAGTGA
- the uvsE gene encoding UV DNA damage repair endonuclease UvsE, with translation MIVRFGYVAMSVLVNNASPSKTMTMASFNKIGDREAAIRKLERIAAENLHNTLRLLRHNLAHQIWVYRFSSKLIPLATHADLQDWNPFEALTPSFREVGDFVKKNKMRVSFHPDHFTVLSTPREDVLASSIRDLQHHNSMLGAMGLNATAKNNIHIGGAYGNKQHSAERFIENFSTLTSDIKERMTLENDDKTFNAVETLEVCKKIGLPMVLDIHHQWVNNDGEKPWELWSEIQATWRTPFAQADALPEAPLAPKVHVSSPKSEKDVRSHADGVELEPLLTFLREIAKDTPFLDVMIEAKRKDEALFGLMDAFKTLTGEGIEILDGATIRVTP, from the coding sequence ATGATCGTACGATTTGGTTATGTAGCTATGTCTGTCCTTGTAAACAATGCTTCCCCGTCCAAGACGATGACAATGGCTAGTTTTAATAAAATAGGAGATCGAGAGGCAGCCATCCGCAAACTTGAGCGTATCGCTGCCGAAAATTTACATAACACTTTAAGATTACTTCGGCACAACCTCGCTCATCAGATTTGGGTGTACCGTTTTTCCTCAAAACTAATCCCGCTGGCGACACATGCAGATTTGCAGGACTGGAATCCGTTTGAAGCACTAACCCCGTCCTTTCGGGAGGTAGGCGATTTTGTGAAAAAGAACAAGATGAGAGTATCTTTTCATCCGGATCATTTTACGGTGCTTAGTACACCTCGTGAGGACGTCTTGGCAAGTTCGATTCGCGATCTGCAGCATCACAACTCTATGCTGGGTGCGATGGGACTAAATGCTACGGCAAAGAACAATATACATATCGGCGGAGCCTATGGGAATAAACAGCACTCGGCTGAACGTTTTATCGAGAATTTTAGCACCTTGACGTCTGATATCAAGGAAAGAATGACACTGGAGAATGATGATAAGACCTTTAATGCGGTGGAGACTCTTGAGGTTTGTAAGAAAATAGGTCTTCCTATGGTTTTAGATATTCACCACCAGTGGGTAAATAATGATGGAGAGAAACCTTGGGAGCTGTGGTCAGAGATTCAGGCGACTTGGAGGACTCCCTTCGCTCAGGCGGATGCCTTGCCAGAGGCTCCTTTAGCTCCTAAAGTTCATGTTTCGAGTCCTAAGAGTGAAAAAGACGTCCGTAGTCATGCAGACGGAGTGGAGCTCGAACCACTGCTTACTTTTTTAAGAGAGATTGCGAAGGATACGCCGTTTCTTGATGTGATGATTGAAGCAAAACGTAAGGACGAGGCGTTATTTGGACTTATGGATGCGTTTAAGACTTTGACGGGGGAAGGTATCGAAATTCTAGATGGAGCGACCATTCGTGTAACGCCATGA